The proteins below come from a single Gimesia alba genomic window:
- a CDS encoding VOC family protein yields MMQLDPFHLAFQVRDIAEARAFYGGLLGCSEGRSAETWVDFNFFGHQVVCHLNPAIGPEGSVAAHVNPVDGHGVPVPHFGVVLTMDRWQALADRLRENKIEFVIEPYIRFVGQPGEQATMFFLDPSGNALEFKAFRDVEGQLFAT; encoded by the coding sequence ATGATGCAGCTCGATCCTTTTCACCTTGCGTTTCAAGTGCGTGACATTGCTGAAGCCCGGGCCTTTTATGGCGGCCTGCTGGGCTGCAGCGAGGGCCGGAGTGCCGAGACCTGGGTCGACTTCAATTTCTTTGGACATCAGGTGGTTTGTCACTTGAATCCGGCGATTGGTCCGGAAGGATCGGTGGCCGCACACGTCAATCCCGTCGACGGGCACGGCGTTCCCGTCCCACACTTTGGCGTGGTGCTGACGATGGATCGCTGGCAGGCTCTGGCAGATCGATTGCGTGAGAACAAGATCGAATTCGTCATCGAACCTTACATTCGCTTTGTGGGGCAACCAGGAGAGCAGGCCACGATGTTCTTTCTCGATCCCAGCGGCAACGCGCTGGAATTCAAAGCCTTTCGCGACGTTGAAGGCCAGTTGTTCGCGACGTGA
- a CDS encoding sulfatase family protein, which translates to MRKLLLILICCLLLTPLSELSAATEKPSRPNVVIILADDMGYGDVTALNKDSRIPTPHLDQLARQSLVFTDAHAAGSYCVPSRYGLLTGRYMWRTRLGSGGNLANFAGTLIEPGRKTIADLLETAGYQTALVGKWHQGLDWKLHDESEREQIRVDPNYQNFQNIDFASSALKGPKDYGFAYSFGTAGSAEMNPAAFIENNRVTVIPTLTSAQAKKKHGEWFGRDDNIVAEGYTMDRLVPTLSNKACEFVESAARKHPDQPFFLYYAMTTPHNPIVPNKPFIGKSRAGTYGDFVVELDHHVGRLLKKLDELGIAENTLVIFTSDNGPVDRTKGYRQRWVRGDTQIYGHDSNGPCTGWKGGLEEGGHRVPFLVRWPKTIKAGEQCSTTIVFNDVLPTLAELLNVPLDDNTAEDGESFYQALTGASRPVSFHKAIVHNHHNGTFALRQGPFKLTVRGPKTIAEVLNDSVPVTYKLYNLDQDIEETTDVSGKHPQQIKEMHALLKQYVKEGRSNGG; encoded by the coding sequence ATGCGAAAACTCTTGCTGATCCTGATCTGCTGCTTGCTCCTGACGCCACTATCAGAGCTTTCTGCAGCAACAGAGAAACCGAGCCGGCCCAACGTTGTGATCATCCTCGCTGACGACATGGGCTACGGTGATGTGACTGCGCTCAACAAAGACAGTCGTATTCCGACGCCGCATCTGGATCAGCTGGCGCGGCAGAGTCTGGTGTTTACTGATGCCCATGCCGCAGGTTCGTATTGTGTGCCTTCCCGCTACGGTTTGCTCACCGGTCGTTATATGTGGCGGACCCGGTTGGGGTCGGGGGGTAACCTCGCGAACTTCGCCGGCACGCTGATTGAACCGGGACGCAAGACGATCGCGGACTTGCTTGAAACAGCCGGCTATCAGACCGCGCTGGTCGGAAAATGGCATCAGGGGCTCGACTGGAAGCTGCACGATGAAAGCGAACGGGAACAGATTCGCGTCGATCCCAATTACCAGAATTTCCAGAACATCGACTTCGCTTCTTCTGCGCTAAAAGGGCCGAAAGATTATGGGTTCGCCTACTCCTTCGGCACCGCCGGTTCCGCGGAGATGAACCCGGCCGCGTTCATCGAGAACAATCGCGTGACCGTGATTCCCACGCTCACTTCTGCGCAGGCAAAGAAAAAGCACGGCGAATGGTTTGGCCGGGATGATAACATCGTCGCCGAGGGCTACACGATGGATCGTCTCGTTCCGACACTTTCGAACAAGGCCTGTGAATTCGTCGAATCTGCGGCCCGCAAGCACCCCGATCAGCCGTTCTTTTTGTATTACGCGATGACCACACCGCACAATCCGATTGTGCCCAACAAACCATTCATCGGTAAAAGCCGCGCCGGCACGTATGGCGATTTCGTCGTCGAACTCGATCACCACGTCGGCCGGCTACTCAAGAAACTCGACGAACTCGGCATCGCAGAGAACACACTGGTGATCTTCACCAGCGACAATGGCCCCGTTGATCGGACCAAGGGCTATCGACAACGTTGGGTCCGCGGCGATACACAAATCTACGGTCACGACAGCAACGGCCCCTGTACTGGCTGGAAGGGGGGCCTCGAAGAAGGGGGGCACCGTGTGCCCTTTCTCGTTCGCTGGCCGAAAACAATCAAGGCGGGCGAACAGTGTTCGACTACGATTGTCTTCAACGATGTCCTACCCACACTGGCCGAGCTGTTAAACGTCCCGCTGGACGACAACACCGCAGAAGATGGGGAGAGTTTCTATCAGGCATTGACGGGCGCATCGCGGCCCGTTTCGTTTCACAAAGCGATCGTCCACAATCACCACAACGGCACCTTCGCGCTCCGCCAGGGACCATTCAAGCTGACCGTTCGCGGCCCGAAAACCATTGCTGAGGTTCTGAATGACAGTGTCCCCGTGACATACAAATTGTACAACCTGGATCAGGACATCGAAGAAACGACGGACGTTTCCGGTAAGCATCCACAGCAGATCAAAGAAATGCATGCCTTGCTCAAACAATACGTGAAGGAAGGTCGCAGCAACGGCGGGTGA
- a CDS encoding GNAT family N-acetyltransferase: MKIRPAEVSDLDEITVIYNEAILTTTATFDLEPQTREERLEWFESHDERFPILVTEVEGHVAGWASLSRWRLRRAYDRTAETSFYVKEEYRGQGIGRQLKQAIIEEARRLGFHTLIAGVAQGSEASLHLNESFGFEVVGTFKEVGNKFGKMLDVTYLQKMLD; this comes from the coding sequence ATGAAGATCCGACCGGCGGAAGTATCTGATCTGGATGAAATTACCGTCATTTATAACGAAGCGATTTTAACGACAACGGCGACCTTTGACCTGGAGCCGCAAACGCGCGAGGAGCGGCTTGAGTGGTTCGAAAGTCATGACGAACGGTTTCCGATCCTGGTGACAGAAGTGGAGGGACATGTAGCAGGCTGGGCCTCTCTTTCCCGCTGGCGGCTCCGCCGGGCCTACGATCGTACGGCGGAAACGTCGTTTTATGTCAAAGAGGAATATCGGGGGCAAGGGATCGGACGTCAGCTGAAGCAGGCGATTATTGAAGAAGCCCGCCGTCTGGGATTTCACACGCTGATTGCGGGCGTGGCACAGGGGAGCGAAGCCAGCCTGCATTTGAATGAAAGTTTCGGCTTCGAAGTCGTGGGCACATTCAAGGAAGTCGGGAACAAATTTGGTAAAATGTTGGACGTGACCTATCTGCAGAAAATGCTGGACTGA
- a CDS encoding LexA family protein: MKRLTEKQKRILSFIRVFQFKVGCAPTVREIGQTFGIKSTNGVSCHLKAIEAKGRIKRNEFMPRGIEVLDNLRIRFCGEVH; encoded by the coding sequence ATGAAACGATTAACGGAAAAACAAAAGCGGATTCTGAGTTTCATCCGCGTCTTCCAATTCAAAGTTGGCTGCGCGCCGACCGTACGAGAAATCGGTCAGACGTTCGGGATCAAATCGACAAACGGCGTCTCATGCCATCTCAAGGCGATCGAGGCGAAAGGCAGAATCAAACGGAATGAATTCATGCCTCGGGGCATCGAAGTTCTGGACAATCTCCGCATCCGCTTTTGTGGCGAAGTGCATTAG
- a CDS encoding SMI1/KNR4 family protein, with product MNESEIRELEIATECQLPSAYREILLHYPQRLTTLAAKLDDDEPAELFHSMESLFRANVNDAEYTKSIFPKSFFVIGESGCGDYYAIDTASADAPVYMGGPHEGEYPQDAEGKSLPIDESIRAYVDDLITQFEGHVADLDNDTVYSLPGKLRLYLSICLSVLLAPVVLLLMLLSIILAGPFSLLMRLWERCCPSRE from the coding sequence ATGAATGAATCTGAGATACGTGAATTAGAAATCGCGACGGAATGTCAGCTTCCGTCAGCCTATCGTGAGATACTGCTTCATTATCCACAACGGCTCACCACGCTTGCAGCCAAACTCGATGACGATGAACCTGCGGAGTTATTTCATTCAATGGAATCGCTATTCAGGGCGAATGTAAACGATGCTGAATACACGAAGTCGATCTTTCCTAAGTCTTTTTTTGTTATCGGCGAATCGGGATGTGGTGACTACTATGCAATTGACACAGCCAGTGCTGATGCTCCCGTCTATATGGGGGGGCCGCACGAAGGTGAGTATCCGCAAGACGCTGAGGGAAAGTCACTGCCCATTGATGAATCAATTCGAGCGTATGTAGATGACCTCATCACGCAATTTGAGGGCCATGTTGCTGATCTGGATAATGATACGGTTTATTCTCTACCCGGTAAGCTGAGACTGTATCTGAGTATCTGTTTGAGTGTGCTGCTTGCTCCTGTTGTCCTCTTGTTGATGTTGCTTTCAATCATTCTGGCAGGGCCTTTCTCGCTGTTGATGCGATTGTGGGAAAGATGCTGTCCATCGCGGGAATGA